A part of Bacillus thuringiensis genomic DNA contains:
- the ruvX gene encoding Holliday junction resolvase RuvX, with amino-acid sequence MRILGLDVGTKTVGVAMSDEMGWTAQGLETIRINEERGNFGFDRISELVKQYNVDKIVVGLPKNMNGTIGPRGEACQQFAENLRELLQLDVVMWDERLSTMAAERLLISADVSRKKRKQVIDKMAAVVILQGFLDSK; translated from the coding sequence ATGCGGATATTAGGTTTAGATGTAGGTACAAAAACAGTCGGAGTTGCAATGAGCGACGAAATGGGCTGGACAGCGCAAGGACTGGAAACAATCAGGATTAACGAAGAACGAGGCAACTTTGGTTTTGATCGTATTTCTGAGTTAGTAAAGCAGTACAATGTGGACAAAATAGTAGTAGGTTTACCTAAAAATATGAATGGTACAATTGGCCCACGTGGTGAAGCGTGCCAACAATTTGCAGAAAACCTACGAGAGCTGTTACAATTAGACGTTGTAATGTGGGACGAGCGTTTGTCGACGATGGCAGCGGAACGTCTGCTCATTTCAGCTGATGTAAGCCGTAAGAAGCGAAAGCAAGTAATCGATAAGATGGCTGCAGTCGTAATCTTACAAGGATTTTTAGATAGTAAATAA
- a CDS encoding IreB family regulatory phosphoprotein → MDGFDKTMKFSIQDEKQSVHVNDVLLTVYDALQEKGYNPINQIVGYLLSGDPAYIPRHKDARSIIRKLERDELIEELVKSYLKHHREE, encoded by the coding sequence ATGGACGGTTTTGATAAAACAATGAAGTTTAGCATTCAAGATGAAAAACAGAGTGTCCATGTAAATGATGTACTTTTAACTGTGTATGATGCACTTCAAGAAAAAGGTTATAATCCGATTAACCAAATCGTCGGTTATTTATTAAGTGGAGACCCAGCATACATACCTCGCCATAAAGATGCACGAAGCATCATTCGCAAGCTTGAACGTGATGAGTTAATTGAAGAGCTTGTGAAGTCTTACTTGAAACATCATCGTGAGGAGTAG
- the alaS gene encoding alanine--tRNA ligase: protein MKQLTGAQIRQMFLDFFQEKGHAVEPSASLVPHEDPSLLWINSGVATLKKYFDGRVIPQNPRITNAQKSIRTNDIENVGKTARHHTFFEMLGNFSIGDYFKEEAITWAWEFLTSDKWIGFDKELLSVTIHPEDEEAFTIWNEKMGVPKERIIRLEENFWDIGEGPSGPNTEIFYDRGEAYGNDFSDPELYPGGENERYLEVWNLVFSQFNHNPDGSYTPLPKKNIDTGMGLERMTSIVQDVPTNFDTDLFMPMIGATESISGEKYRDGDLEKDMAFKVIADHIRTVTFAVGDGALPSNEGRGYVLRRLLRRAVRYSKKLNINRPFMFELVPVVGEVMKDFYPEVLEKKDFIAKVVKNEEERFHETLHDGEAILAEVITKAKEEKVTVISGVDAFRLYDTYGFPIELTEEYAEEAGMTVDQEGFENEMEKQRERARAARQDVDSMQVQGGVLGEVKVASEFVGYGTVATESNVVALVKNGEYTDSLQAGEEGQLMLDVTPFYAESGGQIADRGYLLADGVKVLVKDVQKAPNGQNLHKVVVEEGTLTKDAAVKAVIDTKNRSSVVKNHTATHLLHQALKDVLGTHVNQAGSLVTSERLRFDFSHFGQVQADELEKIERMVNEKIWESIDVEISQKAIEEAKEMGAMALFGEKYGDVVRVVQVGDYSLELCGGCHVDNTASIGIFKIVAESGIGAGTRRIEAVTGKSAYELMNDQVGLLKEAAGKMKTNPKDILTRVDGLFAEVKQLQKENESLAAKLSNIEAGNLTDSVMTVDGVNVLAAKVNVADMNNLRTMMDDLKNKLESAVVVLASVNDDKVNILAGVTKDLISQGYHAGKLVKEVASRCGGGGGGRPDMAQAGGKNPAQVEEALAFVQEYVKSVSK from the coding sequence ATGAAACAACTAACAGGCGCACAAATTCGTCAAATGTTTTTAGACTTTTTCCAAGAAAAAGGACATGCAGTAGAACCTAGTGCATCACTAGTTCCGCATGAAGATCCATCTCTGTTATGGATTAACAGTGGTGTAGCGACATTAAAAAAATATTTTGATGGACGTGTAATCCCGCAAAATCCACGTATTACAAATGCTCAAAAATCAATTCGTACAAACGATATTGAAAACGTAGGAAAAACAGCTCGTCACCATACATTCTTTGAAATGTTAGGAAACTTCTCAATCGGTGATTACTTTAAAGAAGAAGCAATTACTTGGGCTTGGGAATTCTTAACGAGCGACAAATGGATCGGATTCGATAAAGAATTACTATCAGTTACAATCCATCCAGAAGATGAAGAAGCATTCACAATTTGGAATGAAAAAATGGGTGTTCCAAAAGAGCGCATCATCCGTTTAGAAGAAAACTTCTGGGATATCGGTGAAGGACCAAGCGGACCGAATACAGAGATTTTCTATGACCGCGGAGAAGCTTACGGTAATGACTTTAGTGACCCAGAATTATATCCAGGCGGAGAAAACGAGCGTTACTTAGAAGTATGGAACCTTGTATTCTCTCAATTTAACCATAATCCAGACGGTTCATATACACCGCTTCCTAAGAAAAACATAGATACAGGGATGGGTCTAGAGCGTATGACATCTATCGTTCAAGATGTACCTACAAACTTTGACACAGACCTATTCATGCCGATGATTGGCGCAACAGAATCAATTTCTGGTGAGAAGTATCGTGATGGTGACTTAGAAAAAGATATGGCGTTTAAAGTAATTGCTGACCATATCCGTACAGTAACATTTGCTGTAGGTGACGGTGCTCTTCCATCTAACGAAGGCCGTGGTTATGTATTACGTCGTTTATTACGCCGTGCGGTTCGTTATTCGAAGAAATTAAACATCAACCGTCCATTCATGTTTGAATTAGTGCCGGTTGTTGGAGAGGTAATGAAAGACTTCTACCCAGAAGTACTTGAAAAGAAAGATTTTATAGCAAAAGTTGTGAAAAACGAAGAAGAGCGTTTCCATGAAACACTTCATGATGGGGAAGCAATTTTAGCTGAAGTTATCACAAAAGCAAAAGAAGAAAAAGTAACTGTTATTTCTGGAGTAGATGCGTTCCGTCTATATGACACATACGGTTTCCCGATTGAATTAACAGAAGAATATGCAGAAGAAGCTGGTATGACAGTCGATCAGGAAGGCTTTGAAAATGAAATGGAAAAACAACGTGAGCGCGCACGTGCTGCTCGTCAAGACGTTGATTCTATGCAAGTTCAAGGTGGTGTCCTTGGAGAAGTGAAAGTAGCGAGCGAGTTCGTTGGTTACGGTACAGTTGCAACAGAAAGTAACGTTGTTGCGCTTGTGAAAAACGGCGAATACACAGACAGCTTACAAGCTGGTGAAGAAGGACAATTAATGCTTGATGTAACACCATTCTATGCTGAGAGCGGTGGACAAATTGCAGACCGTGGTTACCTTCTTGCTGACGGCGTGAAAGTTCTTGTAAAAGACGTACAAAAAGCACCAAACGGCCAAAACTTGCACAAAGTTGTCGTTGAAGAAGGTACATTAACGAAAGATGCGGCTGTGAAAGCTGTTATTGATACAAAGAACCGTAGTAGCGTTGTGAAAAACCATACAGCAACTCACTTATTACACCAAGCATTAAAAGACGTACTTGGAACGCATGTTAACCAAGCAGGTTCTCTTGTAACTTCTGAACGTTTACGCTTTGACTTCTCTCACTTCGGTCAAGTACAAGCTGACGAATTAGAAAAAATTGAGCGTATGGTAAACGAGAAAATTTGGGAAAGTATTGATGTTGAGATTTCTCAAAAAGCAATCGAAGAAGCGAAAGAAATGGGCGCAATGGCATTATTCGGTGAAAAATACGGTGATGTAGTACGCGTTGTACAAGTTGGCGATTACAGCTTAGAGCTTTGCGGTGGTTGTCACGTTGATAACACAGCTTCTATCGGTATTTTCAAAATCGTTGCTGAGTCTGGTATCGGTGCAGGAACTCGTCGTATTGAGGCGGTAACTGGTAAGTCTGCATACGAATTAATGAACGATCAAGTAGGTTTATTAAAAGAAGCAGCAGGAAAAATGAAAACAAATCCGAAAGATATTTTAACAAGAGTGGATGGTTTATTTGCTGAAGTAAAACAACTTCAAAAAGAAAATGAATCTCTTGCTGCAAAATTAAGTAACATTGAAGCTGGAAACTTAACTGATTCAGTAATGACAGTTGATGGTGTAAACGTATTAGCAGCGAAAGTAAACGTTGCAGATATGAACAACTTACGTACGATGATGGATGACCTGAAAAATAAATTAGAGTCTGCAGTTGTCGTGTTAGCGTCTGTAAATGATGATAAAGTGAACATCTTAGCTGGCGTAACGAAAGATTTAATTAGCCAAGGTTACCATGCTGGTAAACTTGTGAAAGAAGTAGCTTCTCGTTGCGGCGGCGGCGGTGGTGGCCGTCCTGATATGGCTCAAGCAGGCGGTAAAAACCCAGCGCAAGTTGAGGAAGCTTTAGCATTTGTACAAGAGTACGTTAAATCTGTTTCAAAATAA
- a CDS encoding PH domain-containing protein — translation MTTLLSKAKNILMTDETILFYVACSLNIFIYRSVARPGLLILTNKRLFFYGPDVSKNPIFEEYSFANISNLKEQKRLFSNQIIFMYDNEWKKIKHIQTNDVSSLVQQIHEQLSK, via the coding sequence ATGACAACCTTATTAAGCAAAGCTAAAAACATATTAATGACTGACGAAACAATATTGTTTTATGTAGCATGTTCATTAAATATATTTATTTATCGTTCCGTTGCAAGACCAGGACTGTTAATTTTAACGAACAAACGGCTCTTCTTTTATGGACCAGATGTAAGTAAGAACCCAATATTTGAAGAGTACTCTTTTGCAAACATTTCTAATCTAAAAGAGCAAAAACGTCTTTTCAGCAATCAAATTATATTTATGTACGATAATGAATGGAAAAAAATAAAACATATTCAAACAAATGATGTAAGCTCTCTCGTTCAACAAATACACGAGCAACTCTCAAAATAA
- a CDS encoding AI-2E family transporter — MKNLKIIWIYRLGLLLLVFLCLLVFLKIKPLWEPIVFVFKVAITPFLIACFIAYLLHPLIEKIHKEGMPRTLAILLIYILFFGGIGYGIYKGTPVVIKQLQEINEQFPQFTKMYDSWMDGVTEQTANFPSFIHEKVKQIFGGVETKIQSLLNKVMSTARGVLDSLLIIFLIPFIVFYILKDYGEFYHIFWKLVPSKWRSTGQMLAKEIDKSLGSYIRGQLFVCLVLGGVSVLSFWFIGMKYPLLLGIIIGVTDIIPYFGPILGAIPTLMIAATVSTSLLIKAGITIAILQFLESNILSPYIVGKSLRMHPVIIMLALLVGGEVAGIVGLLISVPILAVIRTVIVHVRPLWKKENV; from the coding sequence GTGAAGAATCTTAAAATCATTTGGATATATCGTTTAGGGTTATTGTTACTTGTCTTTCTTTGTTTGCTTGTCTTTTTAAAAATTAAGCCGCTTTGGGAACCGATTGTTTTTGTGTTTAAAGTGGCAATTACACCGTTTCTTATTGCATGTTTTATTGCGTATTTATTGCATCCTTTAATTGAAAAAATTCATAAGGAAGGGATGCCACGCACGCTCGCTATTTTGCTCATTTATATCCTTTTCTTTGGCGGAATTGGTTATGGAATATATAAAGGGACGCCAGTTGTGATTAAGCAGTTACAAGAAATCAATGAACAATTCCCGCAGTTTACAAAAATGTATGATTCTTGGATGGATGGCGTTACGGAACAAACGGCGAACTTCCCGTCATTTATTCATGAAAAGGTGAAACAAATTTTTGGTGGGGTAGAAACGAAGATACAATCACTTTTAAATAAAGTGATGAGCACAGCCCGTGGCGTATTGGACTCGTTGCTTATTATTTTCTTAATACCGTTCATTGTATTTTACATATTAAAAGATTACGGTGAGTTTTATCATATCTTTTGGAAACTAGTCCCGAGTAAGTGGCGTAGTACAGGGCAAATGCTGGCGAAAGAAATTGATAAGTCACTCGGAAGTTATATTCGAGGACAGTTATTTGTTTGCTTAGTATTAGGAGGAGTATCTGTTCTTTCTTTTTGGTTTATCGGTATGAAATATCCATTATTACTCGGCATTATTATTGGGGTAACGGATATAATCCCATACTTCGGTCCTATTTTAGGGGCGATTCCGACATTGATGATTGCGGCAACGGTATCAACGAGTTTACTCATTAAGGCGGGAATTACGATTGCTATTTTACAATTTTTGGAAAGTAATATTTTATCACCTTACATCGTTGGTAAGTCACTTCGTATGCATCCTGTTATTATTATGCTGGCATTACTAGTTGGAGGAGAAGTGGCGGGAATTGTAGGATTACTCATATCAGTTCCAATTTTAGCAGTCATTCGTACAGTGATCGTTCATGTAAGACCTCTTTGGAAAAAAGAAAATGTGTAA
- a CDS encoding YrzQ family protein, with protein sequence MNLRNSLIALGVGAAAYQYARKQDVFSKRNMKKARKMIKSYL encoded by the coding sequence TTGAATCTACGCAATTCATTAATCGCATTAGGTGTTGGAGCGGCAGCGTATCAATATGCTCGCAAGCAAGATGTATTTTCAAAACGCAATATGAAAAAAGCACGTAAGATGATTAAATCTTATCTATAA
- the recD2 gene encoding SF1B family DNA helicase RecD2 → MGNQHAMDLFEEEKKFIKAQVLHTIFHNEENLYSVVSMKIIETNETYDEKKVMINGHFPRMHEDEVFTLTGHFKDHPKYGKQYLVETFKKELPQTKAGMVQYLASDLFKGIGKRTAEKIVDHLGEHAISKIMDDPEALNGVVNKQKAQEIYETIVEHQGLEKVMSFLNGYGFGTKLSIKIYQQYKEMTLEVIRNNPYQLIEEVDGIGFGRADDIGRALGISGNHDDRVRAGCFYTLENVSLQLGHVYMGKDQLVRETMSLLNNQEGRVTEEDIVGCVEMMQSEGKVIIEEERVYLASLFYSEKGVVKSIRRLMNQEETPAFPEAEVLKTLGEIEEQLKVQYAPLQQEAVQTALHKPMMLLTGGPGTGKTTVIKGIVEMYASLHGLSLNTNEYSDDNPFPILLTAPTGRAAKRMSESTGLPACTIHRLLGWTPEGSFQRNETDPVQGKLLIIDEFSMVDIWLANQLFKSLPTNIQVIVVGDEDQLPSVGPGQVLKDLLNAGAIPTVKLTEIYRQAEGSSVIQLAHAIKDGTLPPDLAQNKKDRSFISCAGAQIVEVVKKVCENAKTKGFSAKDVQVLAPMYRGPAGINVLNEALQEVFNPKKEKSKEIAYGDVVYRRGDKVLQLVNQPESQVFNGDIGEIVSIFYAKENVEQQDMIIVSFDGIEVTYTKPDLNQITHAYCCSIHKSQGSEFPIVIMPIVKSYYRMLRRNLIYTGITRSKKFLIICGEEAAFRSGVNRLDDAMRQTTLAGRLQESQGEVQMVTVNGEEMDVENISPYDFM, encoded by the coding sequence ATGGGAAATCAACATGCCATGGATTTGTTTGAGGAAGAGAAAAAATTTATAAAAGCGCAAGTTCTTCATACCATTTTCCACAACGAAGAAAACCTCTATTCCGTTGTCAGTATGAAAATCATTGAAACGAATGAAACGTACGACGAAAAAAAAGTGATGATAAACGGTCATTTTCCCCGCATGCATGAAGATGAAGTGTTTACATTGACAGGGCATTTTAAAGACCATCCGAAGTATGGGAAACAATATTTAGTTGAAACGTTTAAGAAAGAATTGCCGCAAACAAAAGCAGGTATGGTGCAATATTTAGCGAGCGATTTATTTAAAGGGATTGGAAAGCGTACGGCCGAAAAAATTGTGGACCATCTCGGGGAACATGCTATTTCTAAAATTATGGATGACCCTGAGGCATTAAATGGTGTTGTCAACAAACAAAAAGCTCAGGAAATATATGAGACAATTGTTGAACATCAAGGATTAGAGAAAGTAATGAGCTTTTTAAATGGCTACGGTTTTGGAACGAAACTTTCTATTAAGATTTACCAACAATATAAAGAGATGACATTAGAAGTGATTCGTAATAACCCGTACCAACTTATCGAAGAAGTGGATGGGATTGGCTTTGGAAGAGCGGATGATATAGGACGTGCGTTAGGTATATCGGGTAATCATGATGACCGTGTACGTGCGGGGTGTTTTTATACGTTAGAGAATGTTTCACTGCAACTCGGTCACGTTTATATGGGGAAAGATCAACTTGTAAGAGAAACGATGTCACTTTTAAACAATCAAGAAGGAAGAGTGACTGAGGAAGATATTGTAGGTTGCGTTGAAATGATGCAAAGTGAAGGGAAAGTCATTATAGAAGAAGAGCGAGTGTATTTAGCTTCGTTATTCTACTCTGAAAAAGGCGTTGTAAAGTCAATTCGTCGTCTTATGAACCAAGAAGAAACCCCTGCATTCCCTGAAGCAGAAGTGTTAAAAACGTTAGGGGAAATTGAAGAACAGCTAAAGGTACAGTATGCACCGCTTCAGCAAGAAGCAGTTCAAACTGCACTTCATAAGCCGATGATGCTATTAACGGGTGGACCAGGAACGGGGAAAACAACAGTTATTAAAGGGATTGTTGAAATGTATGCGTCACTGCACGGATTATCATTAAATACGAATGAATACAGTGATGATAATCCATTTCCAATATTATTAACGGCCCCAACAGGAAGAGCAGCGAAGCGTATGAGTGAATCGACAGGGCTTCCAGCTTGTACGATTCATCGTTTGCTTGGTTGGACGCCAGAAGGGTCTTTCCAGCGCAATGAAACCGATCCAGTACAAGGAAAGCTACTCATTATTGATGAGTTTTCAATGGTTGATATTTGGCTTGCAAATCAGCTATTCAAGTCACTTCCGACAAATATTCAAGTTATCGTTGTAGGTGATGAAGATCAGTTGCCATCTGTAGGACCTGGACAAGTGTTAAAAGATTTATTAAATGCAGGAGCCATCCCAACGGTAAAACTTACAGAAATTTATCGTCAGGCAGAAGGTTCGTCTGTTATTCAGCTTGCCCATGCGATAAAAGACGGAACACTTCCACCAGATTTAGCGCAAAATAAAAAAGATCGTTCATTTATCAGCTGTGCAGGGGCTCAAATTGTTGAAGTTGTAAAAAAAGTATGTGAAAACGCGAAGACGAAAGGGTTTAGCGCAAAAGATGTACAAGTGTTGGCACCTATGTACCGCGGACCAGCAGGTATTAATGTGTTAAATGAAGCTCTTCAAGAAGTGTTTAATCCGAAAAAAGAAAAAAGTAAAGAAATTGCCTACGGTGACGTTGTGTATCGAAGAGGTGATAAAGTACTTCAATTAGTCAATCAGCCGGAAAGCCAAGTGTTTAATGGTGATATTGGAGAAATCGTTTCGATTTTTTATGCAAAAGAAAATGTCGAGCAACAAGATATGATTATCGTTTCATTTGATGGGATTGAAGTAACGTATACAAAGCCTGATTTGAACCAAATTACCCATGCATATTGCTGCTCAATTCATAAATCACAAGGTAGTGAATTCCCAATAGTTATTATGCCAATTGTAAAGAGCTACTACCGTATGTTACGTCGTAATTTAATTTACACGGGCATTACAAGGAGTAAGAAATTCCTTATTATTTGTGGTGAGGAAGCAGCTTTCCGGTCTGGTGTAAATCGCCTTGATGATGCAATGCGTCAAACAACTTTAGCGGGTCGCTTGCAAGAATCACAAGGAGAAGTACAGATGGTAACAGTTAATGGTGAAGAAATGGACGTGGAAAACATTTCACCGTATGATTTCATGTAA
- a CDS encoding tetratricopeptide repeat protein produces MSNKLETGIQYMQEGNWEEAAKNFTEAIEENPKDALGYINFANLLDVIGDSERAILFYKRALELDDKSAAAYYGLGNVYYSQEQFAEAKAVFEQAMQAGLQSADVTFMLGITHVQLGNDLLALPFLQRATELDENDVEAVFQCGLCFARLEHIQEAKPYFEKVLEMDEEHADAYYNLGVAYVFEENNEKALTLFKKATEIQPDHFLAGNGVRLLEQEAE; encoded by the coding sequence ATGTCAAACAAACTTGAAACAGGTATTCAATATATGCAAGAAGGAAACTGGGAAGAAGCTGCTAAAAATTTCACAGAAGCAATCGAAGAAAATCCGAAAGATGCGCTTGGATACATTAATTTTGCGAACTTATTAGATGTAATAGGTGATAGTGAAAGAGCAATTTTATTTTATAAGCGTGCATTAGAATTAGATGATAAATCTGCGGCTGCTTATTATGGATTAGGAAATGTGTATTACAGTCAAGAGCAATTTGCAGAGGCAAAGGCTGTATTTGAACAAGCGATGCAAGCGGGATTACAATCAGCTGATGTAACATTTATGTTAGGTATTACACATGTGCAACTTGGAAATGATCTTCTTGCACTGCCGTTTTTACAAAGAGCAACAGAATTAGATGAAAACGATGTAGAAGCTGTGTTCCAGTGCGGACTTTGCTTTGCACGTTTAGAACATATTCAAGAGGCGAAACCTTATTTTGAAAAGGTATTAGAAATGGATGAAGAGCATGCAGATGCGTATTATAATTTAGGTGTTGCGTACGTATTTGAAGAAAATAACGAGAAGGCTCTTACTTTATTTAAGAAAGCAACTGAAATTCAGCCAGATCACTTTTTAGCTGGTAATGGTGTTCGTTTATTAGAGCAAGAAGCTGAATAA
- the mnmA gene encoding tRNA 2-thiouridine(34) synthase MnmA, giving the protein MNKLPHETRVVIGMSGGVDSSVAALLLKEQGYDVIGIFMKNWDDTDENGVCTATEDYNDVIEVCNQIGIPYYAVNFEKQYWDKVFTYFLDEYRAGRTPNPDVMCNKEIKFKAFLEHAIALGADYVATGHYARVAYMDGEYKMLRGVDDNKDQTYFLNQLSQEQLSKTLFPLGELKKPQIREMAKEAGLATAAKKDSTGICFIGERNFKDFLSNYLPAQPGVMQTLSGEVKGKHDGLMYYTIGQRHGLGIGGNGDPWFAVGKNLKENILYVDQGFHNELLYGDEVIATNIGWVSNEAKEKEFKCTAKFRYRQEDNKVTVQIVDENTVRILCDEPIRAITPGQAVVFYDGDECLGGATIDEVYRSGKKLDYLG; this is encoded by the coding sequence ATGAACAAACTACCTCACGAAACACGCGTTGTCATCGGGATGTCCGGTGGCGTTGATTCATCTGTAGCAGCTCTTTTATTAAAAGAGCAAGGTTATGATGTAATCGGAATCTTTATGAAAAACTGGGATGATACAGATGAGAATGGTGTCTGCACAGCAACAGAAGATTACAATGATGTAATTGAAGTGTGTAACCAAATTGGCATTCCGTATTATGCAGTAAACTTTGAAAAACAATATTGGGATAAAGTATTTACGTACTTCTTAGATGAGTACCGAGCTGGTCGTACGCCAAACCCAGATGTAATGTGTAACAAAGAAATTAAATTTAAAGCATTTTTAGAGCATGCAATTGCGCTTGGTGCTGATTATGTAGCGACAGGTCATTATGCACGCGTTGCTTATATGGACGGCGAATATAAAATGCTTCGTGGCGTTGATGATAATAAAGACCAAACTTATTTCTTAAATCAATTAAGCCAAGAGCAATTATCAAAAACATTGTTCCCGTTAGGTGAATTAAAGAAACCACAAATTCGTGAAATGGCGAAAGAAGCTGGTTTAGCGACAGCGGCGAAGAAAGATAGTACTGGTATTTGCTTCATTGGTGAGCGTAACTTTAAAGATTTCTTAAGTAACTATTTACCAGCACAACCAGGTGTGATGCAAACATTATCTGGTGAAGTGAAAGGAAAGCATGACGGTTTAATGTACTATACAATTGGACAACGTCATGGCCTTGGTATTGGTGGTAACGGTGATCCATGGTTTGCTGTTGGGAAAAACTTGAAAGAAAACATTTTATATGTTGATCAAGGGTTCCATAACGAACTTCTATATGGTGATGAAGTTATTGCTACGAATATCGGTTGGGTAAGTAATGAAGCGAAAGAAAAAGAATTTAAGTGCACAGCGAAATTCCGTTATCGTCAAGAAGACAATAAAGTAACGGTTCAAATCGTTGATGAAAATACAGTTCGTATTCTTTGTGACGAGCCAATTCGTGCAATTACACCAGGACAAGCAGTTGTTTTCTATGATGGAGATGAGTGCTTAGGCGGTGCTACAATTGATGAAGTGTACCGTAGCGGTAAGAAATTGGATTATTTAGGATAA
- a CDS encoding cysteine desulfurase family protein — MERIYLDHAATSPTHPEVVEKMIPYMTETFGNPSSIHFYGRQTRHAVDEARRAGARSIHANPNEIIFTSGGTEADNLALIGVARANRHKGNHIITTQIEHHAILHTCELLGREGFEVTYLPVDETGRVQVSDIQKALTEETILVSVMFGNNEVGTMQPIAEIGKLLKEHQAYFHTDAVQAYGLVEIDVKEFGIDLLSISAHKINGPKGVGFLYAGANVKFEPLLIGGEQERKRRAGTENVPSIVGLQRAILLAEKTREQKNAQYEEFKDIMVSVFKNEDITFEVNGNLEYRLPHVLNISFTGMNIEPFLVNLDLAGIAVSSGSACTAGSIDPSHVLVAMFGKDSDQIRSSVRFSFGLGNTKEQIEKAAYETVKIVKRLTQN, encoded by the coding sequence ATGGAACGCATTTACTTAGATCATGCTGCGACATCTCCGACTCACCCAGAAGTGGTCGAAAAGATGATTCCATATATGACAGAAACATTTGGAAACCCGTCTAGTATTCACTTTTATGGACGTCAAACACGCCATGCAGTAGATGAGGCGAGACGCGCGGGTGCACGTAGCATTCATGCGAATCCGAATGAAATTATATTTACGAGCGGTGGTACAGAAGCTGATAATTTAGCACTTATAGGTGTAGCACGTGCGAACCGTCATAAAGGTAACCATATTATAACGACGCAAATTGAACATCATGCAATTTTGCATACGTGTGAATTGTTAGGGCGCGAAGGGTTTGAAGTGACATATTTACCTGTTGATGAAACAGGACGCGTTCAAGTTTCTGACATACAAAAGGCATTAACAGAAGAGACAATTCTCGTATCCGTTATGTTTGGGAATAATGAAGTTGGGACGATGCAACCAATCGCGGAAATAGGGAAGTTGCTAAAAGAGCATCAAGCCTATTTTCATACAGATGCGGTACAAGCTTACGGATTAGTAGAAATAGATGTAAAAGAGTTCGGCATTGATTTATTATCGATTTCAGCTCACAAAATTAACGGGCCAAAAGGTGTAGGGTTCCTATACGCTGGTGCAAATGTGAAATTTGAACCGTTATTAATAGGCGGGGAGCAAGAAAGAAAACGCCGTGCTGGTACTGAAAATGTGCCGAGTATCGTTGGTTTGCAACGTGCAATTTTGCTAGCTGAAAAAACTCGTGAGCAAAAAAATGCCCAATATGAAGAGTTTAAAGATATAATGGTATCTGTCTTCAAAAATGAAGACATTACTTTCGAGGTAAACGGAAACTTAGAATATCGCTTACCACATGTGCTTAATATCAGTTTTACAGGAATGAACATTGAACCGTTCCTTGTGAACTTAGACTTAGCTGGCATTGCAGTGTCAAGTGGTTCGGCTTGTACAGCTGGTTCGATTGATCCATCACATGTATTAGTAGCGATGTTCGGAAAAGACTCCGATCAAATACGTTCATCCGTACGCTTTAGTTTCGGGCTTGGAAATACGAAAGAGCAAATTGAGAAAGCGGCGTACGAAACAGTGAAAATCGTGAAGCGATTAACACAAAATTAG
- the cymR gene encoding cysteine metabolism transcriptional regulator CymR, whose amino-acid sequence MKISTKGRYGLTIMIDLAKKFGEGPISLKSIAQAHDLSEHYLEQLISPLRNARLVKSTRGAYGGYVLSDQPANITAGDVIRVLEGPISVVEMIEEEEPAQRQLWMRVRDAVQEVLDSTTLEDLVRYEEENHGGYMFYI is encoded by the coding sequence ATGAAGATTTCAACGAAAGGCCGCTACGGCTTAACAATTATGATCGATCTTGCAAAAAAGTTTGGTGAAGGTCCGATTTCCTTAAAATCAATTGCGCAGGCACATGACTTATCGGAACATTATTTAGAGCAATTAATTTCACCACTTCGTAACGCTCGTCTAGTAAAGAGTACGCGCGGTGCATATGGCGGATATGTATTGTCAGATCAGCCAGCTAACATTACAGCGGGAGATGTAATCCGTGTATTAGAGGGTCCAATTAGTGTTGTAGAAATGATAGAAGAAGAAGAACCAGCACAACGCCAATTATGGATGCGTGTTCGTGATGCGGTGCAAGAAGTGTTAGATAGTACAACGTTAGAAGATTTAGTACGTTATGAGGAAGAAAATCACGGGGGCTATATGTTTTACATTTAA